The proteins below come from a single Ruegeria sp. SCSIO 43209 genomic window:
- the rlmH gene encoding 23S rRNA (pseudouridine(1915)-N(3))-methyltransferase RlmH, whose amino-acid sequence MRISIVAVGRLRAGPEKSLLDDYLTRFDRTGRALGLGPAKVIEVEDKKNAGMGAEAALLRKALPKGVVICTLDERGRVLSSPEFAKKLGGWRDAGRQDLALIIGGADGIDPNLRAEADFSLSFGSMVWPHMLVRVMLAEQLYRAATILSGGPYHRV is encoded by the coding sequence ATGCGTATCAGCATCGTTGCGGTCGGGCGATTGCGCGCCGGACCGGAGAAATCCCTGCTTGACGACTACCTGACCCGATTTGACAGGACCGGCCGCGCGCTGGGCCTTGGTCCTGCGAAGGTGATCGAGGTCGAAGACAAGAAAAACGCAGGCATGGGGGCCGAGGCGGCCCTGCTGCGCAAGGCGCTGCCCAAGGGTGTGGTGATCTGTACGCTAGATGAGCGCGGACGGGTGTTGTCCTCGCCTGAATTTGCAAAAAAGCTGGGTGGATGGCGCGACGCGGGCCGACAGGATCTGGCGCTGATCATCGGCGGAGCGGACGGAATAGACCCAAATCTGCGGGCGGAGGCTGATTTTTCCCTATCCTTTGGGTCAATGGTCTGGCCCCATATGTTGGTCCGTGTGATGCTGGCCGAGCAACTTTACCGGGCCGCGACCATCCTTTCAGGCGGCCCTTATCACCGGGTCTGA
- the leuC gene encoding 3-isopropylmalate dehydratase large subunit translates to MSPKTLYDKIWDAHVAHEADDGTCLLYIDRHLVHEVTSPQAFEGLRMAGRKVRAPEKTIAVPDHNVPTTPDRVNGIENPESRIQVEALDKNAKDFGIHYYPVHDVRQGIVHIVGPEQGWTLPGMTVVCGDSHTATHGAFGALAHGIGTSEVEHVLATQTLIQKKSKNMKVEITGKLQPGVTAKDITLAVIGETGTAGGTGYVIEYCGEAIRDLSMEGRMTVCNMAIEGGARAGLIAPDETTFEYVKGRPHAPKGAQWEAAMDWWKTLYTDEDAHFDKVITLRGEDIAPVVTWGTSPEDVLPITASVPHPEDFEGGKVDAARRSIEYMGLEAGQKLSDVEIDTVFIGSCTNGRIEDLRAAAEILKGKKIKDGMRAMVVPGSGLVRAQAEEEGLAEIFKDAGFEWRLAGCSMCLAMNPDQLQPGERCAATSNRNFEGRQGRGGRTHLLSPAMAAAAAITGRLTDVRELM, encoded by the coding sequence ATGTCCCCCAAAACACTCTATGACAAGATCTGGGATGCCCATGTCGCCCACGAGGCCGATGATGGCACCTGCCTGCTGTATATCGACCGCCATCTGGTTCACGAAGTGACCAGCCCACAGGCGTTCGAAGGCCTGCGCATGGCGGGCCGCAAGGTGCGCGCGCCAGAAAAAACCATCGCCGTGCCGGATCACAACGTTCCGACCACGCCGGACCGTGTGAATGGTATCGAAAACCCGGAATCACGCATTCAGGTCGAGGCACTGGACAAGAACGCCAAGGATTTCGGCATTCACTATTACCCTGTGCACGACGTCCGTCAGGGCATTGTGCATATCGTCGGCCCCGAACAGGGCTGGACCCTGCCCGGCATGACCGTTGTTTGCGGCGACAGCCACACGGCGACTCATGGTGCATTCGGCGCTCTGGCCCACGGCATCGGCACGTCCGAGGTTGAACACGTTCTGGCCACCCAGACTCTGATCCAGAAGAAGTCCAAGAATATGAAGGTCGAAATCACCGGCAAACTGCAGCCGGGTGTGACCGCCAAAGATATCACTCTGGCTGTGATCGGCGAGACCGGTACTGCTGGCGGCACAGGTTATGTCATCGAGTATTGCGGCGAAGCGATCCGCGATCTTTCGATGGAAGGGCGCATGACCGTCTGTAACATGGCCATCGAAGGCGGTGCCCGCGCTGGCCTGATCGCACCGGATGAGACCACCTTTGAATATGTCAAAGGCCGCCCGCATGCCCCCAAAGGCGCGCAGTGGGAAGCCGCGATGGACTGGTGGAAGACGCTTTACACCGACGAAGATGCGCATTTCGATAAAGTCATCACGCTGCGTGGTGAAGATATCGCGCCAGTCGTCACTTGGGGCACCAGTCCCGAAGATGTGCTGCCGATCACCGCATCCGTACCACATCCCGAAGATTTCGAAGGCGGTAAAGTCGACGCGGCCCGCCGTTCGATCGAGTATATGGGCTTGGAAGCCGGTCAAAAGCTGAGCGATGTTGAAATCGACACCGTTTTCATCGGCTCTTGCACCAACGGTCGGATCGAAGACCTGCGCGCTGCGGCGGAAATCCTGAAAGGCAAGAAGATCAAGGACGGCATGCGCGCCATGGTCGTACCGGGTTCGGGTTTGGTGCGTGCACAGGCCGAAGAAGAAGGTTTGGCCGAGATCTTCAAAGATGCCGGTTTCGAGTGGCGTCTCGCGGGCTGTTCAATGTGTCTGGCGATGAACCCCGACCAGCTGCAACCGGGCGAGCGCTGTGCCGCGACTTCGAACCGCAACTTCGAAGGCCGTCAGGGTCGAGGTGGGCGTACCCATCTGCTGAGCCCCGCAATGGCTGCCGCTGCGGCAATCACAGGACGGCTGACAGACGTCCGTGAATTGATGTAA
- a CDS encoding flavodoxin family protein: MAQLLIVYHSRTGGTRQMAEAAAEAARDEANTILKAADQAGPNDLLASDGYIFCAPENLAAISGLMKEFFDRCYYPVLGRIEGRPYAQMVCAGSDGENAARQMARIATGWRLKEVQPPLIICTHAQTPKAILAEKIIPEEQLENCREVGAALAAGLSLGVF; this comes from the coding sequence ATGGCGCAGCTATTGATCGTCTACCATTCGCGCACCGGCGGCACCCGGCAAATGGCTGAAGCCGCAGCCGAAGCGGCGCGGGATGAAGCGAACACCATCCTGAAAGCCGCCGATCAGGCCGGGCCGAACGACTTGCTGGCCTCCGATGGCTATATCTTCTGCGCGCCCGAGAACCTGGCCGCGATTTCGGGTCTGATGAAAGAGTTTTTCGACCGCTGTTATTATCCTGTGCTGGGGAGGATCGAAGGTCGACCCTATGCGCAGATGGTCTGCGCCGGATCAGATGGCGAAAATGCCGCGCGCCAGATGGCTCGGATCGCAACGGGGTGGCGGTTGAAAGAGGTGCAACCGCCCCTGATCATCTGCACTCATGCGCAAACACCCAAAGCGATCTTGGCCGAAAAGATCATTCCTGAAGAACAACTTGAAAACTGTCGTGAGGTTGGAGCGGCCTTGGCCGCAGGTCTCAGCCTCGGGGTGTTCTGA
- a CDS encoding mechanosensitive ion channel family protein produces the protein MNQDLLPETLSELYANMTAAFSSQIEGLVELIVTPGWRQYQLIIILFLWAISFLLKLLTQGRWETWARARVGWPKWRLRILIQLMRRLTLVYFVLLSGGLYLVMQQVTWPSRSYILGVFATLAVAWLAIALVSRLVRNRTLRQIFKWSMWVYATLIALNLTDDVAGFLDGVAISIGDLHISALGIIKAVLLIGVLLTLARVGTRAAERGLTNNQDITPSMQVLLAKGIQVLLYGAVFMAAIRTLGFDLTGIALLSGAIGVGIGFGLQKVVSNLISGIIILMDRSIKPGDVISLGDTFGWINALGARYVSVVTRDGREYLIPNEDLITNQVVNWSHSDRFVRLDLDFGTSYDDDPHKVRATAIRAVKTVGRVLSGGKHEPVCHITGFGDSSVDYVLRFWISDPNKGLTNIRGNVFLALWDAFKVEDISLPFPQREIRVLGGLEADAEVQHLAKE, from the coding sequence ATGAACCAGGATTTACTACCGGAGACGCTCTCGGAGCTTTACGCCAACATGACGGCGGCGTTTTCCTCGCAAATTGAAGGTCTGGTCGAGTTGATCGTCACCCCGGGATGGCGGCAGTATCAACTCATCATCATCCTATTCCTCTGGGCAATTTCATTTTTACTGAAACTGCTGACGCAGGGCCGATGGGAAACCTGGGCGAGGGCCCGGGTGGGATGGCCGAAATGGCGCTTGCGGATATTGATACAACTGATGCGCCGTCTGACATTGGTGTATTTTGTGTTGCTGTCTGGTGGGCTTTATCTGGTGATGCAACAGGTCACATGGCCGTCGCGGAGCTATATACTTGGTGTCTTCGCAACACTGGCTGTTGCATGGCTGGCCATCGCGTTGGTTTCGCGATTGGTGAGAAACCGAACGCTGCGACAAATATTTAAATGGTCTATGTGGGTCTATGCTACGCTGATTGCGTTGAACCTGACGGATGATGTAGCCGGTTTCCTAGACGGCGTCGCCATTTCTATCGGTGATCTTCATATCTCGGCGCTGGGCATCATCAAGGCTGTACTGCTGATTGGCGTCCTGCTGACTTTGGCGCGTGTCGGCACACGTGCGGCTGAGCGCGGCCTTACGAACAATCAAGACATAACCCCATCGATGCAGGTTCTTCTGGCCAAGGGTATTCAGGTGCTGCTCTACGGGGCGGTGTTCATGGCGGCGATCCGCACCCTCGGGTTTGATCTGACTGGCATAGCGTTGCTGTCCGGGGCCATTGGCGTCGGGATCGGGTTTGGCCTGCAAAAAGTGGTTTCGAACCTGATCTCGGGCATTATCATCCTGATGGACCGGTCGATCAAACCGGGCGACGTGATTTCACTGGGCGACACATTTGGTTGGATTAACGCGCTGGGCGCGCGCTATGTCTCGGTGGTTACGCGGGATGGTCGGGAATATCTGATTCCAAACGAAGATCTGATTACCAATCAGGTTGTAAACTGGTCGCATTCCGACCGTTTCGTGCGGTTGGATCTTGATTTCGGCACCAGCTACGACGACGACCCGCACAAAGTCCGCGCGACAGCGATCCGTGCCGTCAAGACGGTCGGTCGAGTGCTGAGTGGAGGCAAACATGAACCTGTCTGCCATATCACTGGTTTCGGTGACAGCAGCGTGGACTATGTGTTGCGCTTCTGGATCAGTGATCCGAACAAGGGTCTGACAAACATTCGAGGCAATGTCTTCCTGGCGCTGTGGGATGCGTTCAAGGTCGAAGACATCTCGCTTCCGTTCCCGCAGCGTGAAATCCGCGTATTGGGCGGCCTGGAGGCCGACGCCGAGGTGCAACATCTCGCCAAAGAGTGA
- a CDS encoding FAD-binding protein has translation MTPETEAELADIVAGLDGPVRIAGGGTRGLDGPEPVLNLSGLHGITQYEPGALTLVAHAGTPVTEIEAALEAEGQQLAFEPMDHRGLLGTTGEPTIGGVVAANISGPRRIQAGACRDFLLGVRYVDGLGQVIKNGGRVMKNVTGYDLVKLMAGSWGTLGVLSEVSLKVLPRPEIETTLAVGAADVGTAVDLMSTALKSPFEVSSAAYDPLDGQALLRIEGFADSVAYRVGRLREILGGECTELENSRNRWVDLRDLRAYQDLEGDVWRLSVKPGDAASLAERIDADRTLFDWGGGLIWVLVPKGTNLRARLGHFEGHATLVRAEADTIVEFGRFQPESTQIQALTKAIRKRFDPRNVFNPGLMG, from the coding sequence ATGACACCTGAAACCGAGGCTGAACTTGCGGACATCGTTGCCGGCCTGGATGGCCCAGTGCGTATTGCCGGAGGCGGCACGCGCGGCCTTGATGGGCCCGAGCCTGTGCTGAACCTATCGGGACTGCACGGAATTACACAGTATGAGCCGGGCGCATTGACTCTGGTCGCGCATGCCGGGACTCCAGTGACTGAGATCGAAGCGGCTTTGGAGGCCGAGGGCCAGCAACTGGCGTTCGAGCCGATGGATCATCGCGGTTTGCTGGGCACCACGGGGGAACCGACAATCGGCGGTGTTGTCGCGGCCAACATCTCGGGGCCGCGTCGAATTCAGGCTGGCGCGTGCCGGGATTTCCTGTTGGGCGTACGTTATGTCGACGGGTTGGGGCAGGTAATCAAGAATGGCGGGCGGGTGATGAAGAATGTCACCGGTTACGATCTGGTCAAGCTCATGGCAGGTTCCTGGGGCACGCTAGGGGTGCTGTCAGAGGTCTCGCTGAAAGTGCTGCCTAGACCTGAGATCGAGACCACTCTGGCAGTCGGGGCCGCTGATGTAGGAACCGCAGTTGATCTCATGTCCACTGCCCTGAAATCCCCCTTCGAGGTGAGCAGCGCAGCCTATGATCCACTGGATGGGCAGGCGCTGTTGCGGATCGAAGGATTTGCCGACTCTGTTGCCTATAGGGTAGGTCGATTGCGCGAAATCCTTGGGGGCGAATGCACCGAGTTAGAGAATTCGAGGAACCGCTGGGTCGATCTGCGTGATCTGCGTGCATATCAGGATCTGGAAGGTGATGTCTGGCGCTTATCGGTGAAACCCGGCGATGCAGCCAGCCTTGCAGAACGGATCGACGCGGATCGAACCCTATTTGACTGGGGTGGGGGCTTGATCTGGGTATTGGTGCCAAAGGGCACCAATCTGCGTGCACGACTGGGTCACTTTGAAGGACATGCAACGCTGGTACGTGCAGAGGCTGACACCATCGTTGAATTTGGGCGATTCCAACCAGAGAGCACGCAGATTCAGGCTCTAACAAAGGCAATTCGGAAGAGATTTGACCCTCGGAACGTGTTCAATCCGGGTCTGATGGGGTAG
- a CDS encoding serine protease, protein MMRVFLSITLLVSILVTAAQAQTSSKRRLTDRDDLYGWEAVGRLDIGEQGFCTGTLIAKDIVLTAAHCAVSKATGKPYAPGELTFRAGLSDGQALADREVIQIATHPDFVANAPVSASRVRIDVALMRLEEPIPYSIADPFALHSGRVSDSEISVASYGRGRAEAITRQRSCRILQRGQGLISFDCDITFGSSGSAILAKKGPRWQILSVVSAGASDGQRKIGYGMELSGIVSELKAILRRDAPRPTATIRRLQPGSAKSSSGAKFLSAGGS, encoded by the coding sequence ATGATGCGTGTTTTTCTAAGTATCACCTTGCTTGTTTCTATTCTCGTAACTGCCGCGCAGGCCCAGACCAGCAGCAAGCGCCGACTGACGGATCGCGATGATCTGTATGGGTGGGAGGCGGTCGGACGTCTGGATATCGGCGAACAGGGCTTTTGCACCGGTACTTTGATCGCAAAGGACATCGTGCTGACAGCGGCGCATTGCGCTGTGAGCAAGGCCACCGGAAAACCCTATGCCCCCGGTGAATTGACCTTTCGCGCCGGTTTGAGCGACGGTCAGGCGCTTGCGGATCGCGAGGTCATCCAGATTGCGACCCATCCCGATTTTGTTGCCAATGCGCCGGTATCGGCGTCACGTGTTCGAATTGATGTGGCTCTAATGCGGCTGGAAGAGCCGATTCCCTATTCGATTGCTGATCCGTTCGCCCTGCACAGCGGCCGCGTCAGCGACAGCGAAATCAGCGTCGCCTCGTATGGTCGCGGTCGGGCCGAGGCGATCACGCGCCAACGCTCTTGCCGCATCCTGCAACGCGGGCAGGGGCTGATCAGCTTTGATTGCGATATTACATTCGGTTCGTCGGGCTCCGCTATTTTAGCAAAAAAAGGCCCGCGTTGGCAGATCCTGTCAGTTGTTTCGGCGGGCGCATCGGATGGTCAACGCAAGATCGGCTACGGGATGGAGCTGTCGGGGATTGTCTCGGAACTCAAGGCGATATTGCGTCGTGACGCGCCCCGACCCACGGCAACAATCCGCAGATTGCAGCCGGGTTCAGCCAAGTCCAGTTCGGGTGCTAAATTCCTCAGCGCGGGCGGGTCTTGA
- a CDS encoding serine protease: MRNWITAIVFSLLPLAGQAQDTGLRSLETTDAGREWMAVGRLDIDGTGFCTGSLISPTLVLTAAHCLYDKTTKQRINPARIEFLAGWRLGSASAYRPARRTVVHPDYVYEGNVSATRVRHDIALIELWQPIRNTSVIPFETGRRPARGQEVGVVSYAHDRAEAPALQEVCSVIGRQAGILVMSCNVDFGASGAPIFSFDGERPRIVSVVAAKAELQGQRVALGTALDESLELLRAELSQGRGMNATLDNNTKNLGAKFLKP; encoded by the coding sequence GTGCGCAACTGGATCACGGCTATTGTCTTCAGCTTGCTGCCCTTGGCAGGACAGGCGCAGGATACTGGGCTTAGGAGCCTGGAAACCACCGATGCTGGGCGCGAGTGGATGGCAGTTGGTCGGCTGGATATCGACGGCACCGGGTTTTGTACCGGATCGCTGATATCTCCGACTCTGGTACTGACGGCTGCGCATTGTCTGTACGACAAAACCACGAAACAGCGAATTAATCCGGCCCGGATCGAGTTTCTGGCCGGTTGGCGCCTCGGTTCCGCCTCGGCTTATCGCCCGGCGCGTCGAACAGTGGTTCACCCCGACTATGTGTATGAAGGCAATGTTTCTGCAACGCGGGTGCGTCATGATATTGCGCTGATCGAGCTGTGGCAGCCGATCCGCAACACCTCGGTCATTCCTTTCGAAACCGGACGTCGTCCTGCCCGCGGTCAAGAGGTGGGGGTTGTCTCGTACGCGCATGACCGCGCCGAAGCGCCAGCACTGCAGGAAGTCTGTTCCGTCATTGGGCGACAGGCTGGAATTCTGGTTATGTCCTGCAACGTGGATTTTGGGGCATCCGGCGCGCCGATCTTTTCGTTTGACGGCGAGCGGCCACGCATTGTGTCGGTCGTTGCAGCGAAGGCCGAATTGCAGGGTCAACGCGTTGCGCTGGGCACCGCCTTGGATGAATCGCTGGAATTGTTGCGGGCCGAGCTTTCGCAGGGGCGGGGTATGAACGCCACATTGGACAACAACACCAAAAACCTCGGAGCAAAGTTCCTTAAGCCATGA
- a CDS encoding FAD-linked oxidase C-terminal domain-containing protein — protein MEMPKPNPDVLARKEALVARLQQVLPKDAVIHEEAETRAYECDALTAYKCPPMLAVLPSTTQQVSDVLRICHKLGVPVVPRGAGTSLAGGALPTADCVILGVARMNEVLEIDYDNRFIKVQSGRTNLSVTGAVEEEDFFYAPDPSSQLACAIAGNIAMNSGGAHCLKYGVTTNNLMGVTMVMMDGSVVEIGGAYLDAGGLDLLGVICGSEGQLGVVTEATLRILRKPEGARPVLMGFDDNEVAGQCVSDIIKSGILPVAIEFMDRLCIRACENFAQAGYPDCEALLIVEVEGSEAEIDSQLSKIIEIAKRHNPVELRESQSADESARIWLGRKSAFGAMGQINDYMCLDGTIPVSSLPFVLRRIGELSKDYGLPVGNVFHAGDGNMHPLILFDANKPGDLEKCEAFGADILKLCVDAGGCLTGEHGVGIEKRDLMTHQYEPQDLEAQMAVKDVFDPNWLLNPAKVFPLKASATRRMAAE, from the coding sequence ATGGAAATGCCCAAGCCAAATCCGGATGTCTTAGCACGCAAGGAGGCATTGGTTGCGCGACTACAGCAAGTGCTGCCGAAGGATGCTGTTATCCATGAAGAGGCCGAGACCAGGGCTTATGAATGTGATGCGCTGACCGCCTATAAATGCCCGCCAATGCTGGCTGTACTGCCTTCGACCACGCAGCAGGTTTCCGATGTCTTGCGCATTTGCCATAAACTGGGTGTGCCGGTTGTACCGCGCGGCGCGGGCACGTCATTGGCGGGTGGTGCCCTGCCGACGGCAGATTGTGTGATTCTAGGCGTTGCACGGATGAACGAAGTTCTGGAAATCGATTACGACAACAGGTTTATCAAAGTGCAATCCGGCCGAACCAACCTGAGTGTAACCGGTGCCGTTGAAGAAGAGGATTTCTTTTACGCCCCCGATCCCTCATCCCAGCTTGCCTGCGCCATTGCCGGGAATATCGCGATGAATTCCGGCGGCGCGCATTGCCTGAAATACGGGGTGACGACCAACAATCTGATGGGTGTGACTATGGTCATGATGGATGGCAGCGTGGTCGAAATTGGAGGTGCCTATCTGGATGCAGGCGGGTTGGACCTGTTGGGTGTTATCTGCGGATCCGAAGGGCAATTGGGTGTCGTAACTGAAGCAACGTTGCGCATCCTGCGCAAACCTGAGGGCGCGCGTCCCGTTCTGATGGGCTTTGACGATAATGAAGTAGCCGGTCAATGCGTCTCTGACATAATCAAATCGGGCATATTGCCTGTCGCGATCGAGTTCATGGACCGCCTTTGTATTCGAGCCTGCGAGAATTTCGCCCAAGCGGGTTATCCTGATTGCGAGGCGTTGCTGATCGTCGAAGTTGAAGGATCAGAGGCAGAGATCGATAGCCAGTTGTCGAAGATTATCGAGATCGCCAAGCGGCATAATCCGGTTGAGCTGCGAGAAAGCCAATCGGCTGATGAAAGCGCCCGTATCTGGCTGGGGCGGAAATCGGCCTTCGGCGCGATGGGGCAAATCAACGATTATATGTGTCTGGATGGGACGATCCCGGTCTCATCGCTACCCTTCGTCCTGCGCCGGATCGGGGAGCTGAGCAAAGATTATGGCCTGCCAGTCGGCAATGTGTTCCATGCCGGTGACGGCAACATGCACCCCTTGATCCTGTTTGACGCCAACAAACCCGGCGATCTTGAGAAATGTGAAGCGTTCGGGGCGGACATCCTGAAGCTTTGCGTTGATGCGGGGGGCTGCCTGACTGGTGAGCATGGGGTCGGCATCGAAAAGCGTGATCTGATGACACACCAATATGAACCACAGGATCTTGAGGCGCAGATGGCGGTGAAAGATGTGTTTGACCCGAATTGGCTGTTGAACCCAGCCAAGGTGTTTCCGCTAAAGGCGTCTGCCACGCGCAGGATGGCCGCGGAATAG
- the rsfS gene encoding ribosome silencing factor: MAHSQSISDKLLERILSSLSDDKAEDVVQINLQGKSSVADHMVIASGRSTRQVSAMAEKLTDRIKQEFGFTSKVEGKDAGDWVLIDTGDVVVHIFRPEVREFYQLEKMWLPQGGSASAN, encoded by the coding sequence ATGGCCCACTCTCAGTCAATCAGCGACAAGCTGCTTGAACGTATCCTTTCCTCACTTTCCGATGACAAGGCCGAAGACGTCGTGCAGATCAACCTGCAAGGTAAGTCTTCTGTTGCGGATCACATGGTGATTGCCTCAGGTCGGTCGACCCGCCAGGTCTCGGCCATGGCGGAAAAGCTGACGGATCGCATCAAGCAGGAATTCGGTTTCACCTCGAAGGTCGAAGGCAAGGATGCCGGCGACTGGGTGCTGATCGATACGGGCGACGTGGTCGTTCATATCTTCCGCCCCGAAGTGCGTGAATTCTATCAGCTGGAAAAGATGTGGCTGCCTCAGGGCGGCAGCGCCTCGGCGAATTGA
- the glcF gene encoding glycolate oxidase subunit GlcF: MQTKFTEKQLQDPAIQRSNEILRNCVHCGFCTATCPTYQVLGDELDSPRGRIYLIKDMLENERVPDEKTVKHIDRCLSCLACMTTCPSGVHYMHLVDHAREYIEDNYKRPFSDQALRWILARILPYPTRFRWALIGAKLGRPFRFLMPDARLKAMLDMAPRYIPPVSRNDDPQSFAAKGAKKKRVALMTGCAQKALNTDINDATIRLLTRLGCEVVVAEGASCCGALTHHMGKTGESHASAAANIRAWTREMDGDGLDAIVINTSGCGTTVKDYGHMFRSDPLAVDAGRVSAMAMDISELLVQLEMPDSDKKELVVAYHAACSLQHGQKVTSYPKNLLKSAGFTVLEPKDSHLCCGSAGTYNLMQPEISGQLKQRKVRTLEARNPDVIAAGNIGCMMQIGSGTDTPVVHTVELLDWATGGPEPRALRDGMAGVPHLR; the protein is encoded by the coding sequence ATGCAGACGAAATTTACCGAAAAGCAGTTGCAAGACCCAGCGATTCAGCGATCCAACGAGATACTCCGAAATTGTGTTCACTGTGGTTTCTGTACAGCAACCTGCCCGACTTATCAGGTGCTAGGCGATGAGTTGGACAGCCCTCGCGGGCGCATCTATCTGATCAAGGACATGTTGGAGAATGAGCGTGTTCCGGACGAAAAGACTGTCAAGCATATCGATCGCTGCCTATCCTGCCTCGCCTGCATGACCACGTGCCCCTCGGGCGTGCATTACATGCACCTCGTGGACCACGCACGGGAATATATCGAAGACAACTACAAGCGCCCGTTCTCGGATCAGGCTCTGCGCTGGATATTGGCCAGAATTCTGCCCTATCCGACACGCTTTCGCTGGGCTCTGATCGGGGCAAAGCTGGGTCGTCCGTTCCGGTTTCTGATGCCGGATGCCCGGCTGAAGGCGATGCTGGACATGGCGCCGAGATATATTCCGCCAGTTAGTCGCAATGATGACCCTCAGAGCTTTGCAGCAAAAGGCGCTAAGAAAAAGCGCGTCGCCCTGATGACGGGCTGTGCGCAAAAAGCGCTCAACACTGACATCAACGACGCGACGATTCGCCTGCTGACCCGATTGGGCTGCGAGGTCGTTGTCGCCGAAGGTGCCAGCTGTTGTGGCGCATTAACCCATCACATGGGTAAAACCGGTGAAAGCCATGCGTCTGCTGCAGCCAATATCCGGGCCTGGACACGCGAAATGGATGGTGATGGTCTGGATGCGATCGTGATCAACACCTCGGGGTGTGGTACCACGGTCAAAGATTATGGGCACATGTTCCGCAGTGATCCGCTGGCGGTGGATGCGGGGCGTGTATCCGCCATGGCGATGGATATCAGTGAGCTTTTGGTGCAGCTGGAGATGCCGGACAGCGACAAGAAAGAACTGGTTGTTGCCTACCACGCGGCGTGTTCATTGCAACATGGGCAAAAGGTTACCTCATATCCCAAGAACCTGCTGAAATCTGCTGGATTCACAGTGTTAGAGCCTAAAGATAGTCATTTGTGCTGTGGCAGTGCAGGAACCTACAACCTGATGCAGCCTGAGATTTCGGGTCAGTTGAAACAACGAAAAGTGCGCACGCTTGAGGCTAGGAACCCTGATGTTATCGCGGCAGGTAACATCGGATGCATGATGCAGATCGGCTCTGGGACTGACACGCCCGTTGTCCACACAGTCGAGCTGCTGGACTGGGCCACCGGAGGGCCGGAACCGCGCGCATTGCGCGACGGCATGGCTGGGGTACCCCATCTGCGCTGA
- a CDS encoding isopropylmalate isomerase yields MRLNVAQEQNLEDRARLRERFFGAARTVLARLSAA; encoded by the coding sequence ATGAGACTCAATGTGGCCCAAGAACAGAATCTGGAAGATCGCGCGCGTCTGCGTGAACGGTTCTTTGGGGCTGCCCGCACGGTCTTGGCCCGCCTATCGGCGGCCTAA
- a CDS encoding DUF599 domain-containing protein, with protein sequence MTWIDRTLLFSSLDYAAVLLLFATWLGIGWRIENPSSQKPSVSLMMDDFRKVWMREMVTRQPRVFDAQVISAMRQGSTFFASTIMIAIGGGLALLGNTERLAGVAEDLAIGRAPAMVWEIKILIILLFLSNAFLKFVWSHRLFGYCAILMAAVPNDPDDPQAYPRATQSADICITAARSFNRALRATYFALASIARILGPVALILSSIATFGVLYRREFASHSRTVIMTAPPNTES encoded by the coding sequence ATGACCTGGATCGACCGCACATTACTGTTTTCCTCGCTGGACTATGCTGCCGTTTTGCTGTTGTTCGCGACATGGCTAGGGATTGGATGGAGGATCGAAAATCCGTCCTCTCAGAAACCGTCGGTTTCATTGATGATGGATGATTTCCGCAAGGTCTGGATGCGTGAAATGGTGACGCGCCAGCCGCGTGTGTTCGATGCACAAGTGATCTCGGCCATGCGCCAGGGCAGCACGTTCTTCGCTTCGACAATCATGATTGCAATAGGCGGCGGCTTGGCATTGCTTGGCAATACCGAACGCCTTGCTGGGGTTGCTGAAGATCTTGCCATCGGCCGTGCGCCTGCCATGGTTTGGGAAATCAAGATACTGATTATTCTGCTTTTTCTGTCGAACGCTTTTCTGAAATTTGTCTGGTCGCATCGCCTGTTTGGGTATTGCGCAATTCTGATGGCCGCTGTTCCAAATGATCCCGATGATCCACAGGCCTATCCACGCGCCACACAATCTGCTGATATCTGCATCACGGCGGCTCGTAGTTTCAATCGCGCGTTGCGGGCGACATATTTTGCGTTGGCTTCAATCGCACGGATACTTGGACCGGTAGCCCTGATCCTAAGCTCAATCGCCACATTCGGTGTGCTCTATCGTCGCGAATTCGCCTCGCATTCACGCACCGTAATCATGACTGCGCCACCAAACACAGAGTCGTGA